A DNA window from Onychostoma macrolepis isolate SWU-2019 chromosome 13, ASM1243209v1, whole genome shotgun sequence contains the following coding sequences:
- the lrit1a gene encoding leucine-rich repeat, immunoglobulin-like domain and transmembrane domain-containing protein 1a isoform X1 — protein sequence MSLTVFLGLLLASGGFPLVRSTCPSQCSCFYHNLSDGSRARSVICNDPEISLVPATFPGDTSKLRIEKTAIKRIPSEAFSYLSNLEFLWMSFNVLSSLNSDSFRGLYSLEELRLDGNSLTSFPWESLIDMPSLRLLDIHNNQLSSVPSEAAPYMKNLTYLDLSSNNLMTVPSEVLNTWLTVKPIQGAESSKMILGLHDNPWLCDCRLYDLVQFQKSPSLSVAFIDTRLRCADPESLSGVLFSDAELRRCQGPRVHTAVARVRSAVGNNVLLRCGTIGVPIPELAWRRADGKPLNGTAQLENSKEGIVWSILSVPAVSYRDTGKYICKATNYAGSAEAVISLIISDAPKAENPTVDPKTKVKSKKPNPIVKAAYQEKHIATYVSPTPNNALPLGATVSYTGPFPGMESDNAANSRTNTQTASPDGFLETNLSNLAANTSSLQQDPDRVVRSVKVIGDTDYTVCLNWRAPTAKNTTAFSVLYAVFGERDMRRINVSPGNNRIIIEGLVPKTKYIACVCVKGLIPKKEQCVIFSTDAAASANGTQKLINVVVITVACVIAVPLTVIVCCGALKRKIQKFLGKKSKDIQDSYVTFETLSPSTKAKGLEGEYLNRLNAEESNRLLSARSSLDSESTAKIEGQPNEYFC from the exons ATGTCTCTTACTGTCTTTTTGGGTCTCCTACTGGCATCTGGTGGCTTTCCACTTGTTCGGAGCACCTGTCCTTCCCAATGCAGCTGCTTTTATCATAACCTGAGTGATGGATCAAGAGCCAG GAGCGTGATTTGCAACGATCCCGAGATTTCCCTGGTGCCCGCCACTTTCCCAGGCGACACCTCGAAACTTCGGATTGAAAAAACTGCCATCAAGAGGATCCCGAGCGAGGCTTTTAGCTACCTCTCTAACTTAGAATTCCTGTGGATGTCTTTTAACGTTTTGTCCTCTCTCAACTCGGACAGTTTTCGGGGTTTGTACAGTTTAGAGGAACTGAGGCTCGATGGAAATTCGCTCACTTCGTTTCCGTGGGAATCCCTCATAGACATGCCCAGTCTGAGGCTACTCGATATACACAACAACCAGCTGTCCTCAGTGCCATCTGAGGCTGCTCCCTACATGAAAAATTTAACCTACCTGGATTTATCCAGCAATAATCTGATGACAGTGCCATCTGAGGTCCTCAATACTTGGCTGACAGTCAAACCCATCCAGGGAGCAGAAAGTTCAAAAATGATTCTTG GTCTTCATGACAACCCTTGGTTGTGCGATTGTCGATTATACGACCTGGTCCAGTTCCAAAAGTCTCCCAGTCTGTCGGTGGCTTTCATTGACACCAGGCTCAGGTGCGCAGATCCAGAGAGCCTCTCTGGAGTTCTGTTTAGCGATGCTGAGCTCCGGCGCTGCCAGGGGCCTCGTGTCCACACAGCTGTAGCCCGGGTGAGAAGTGCAGTGGGCAACAATGTCTTGCTGCGATGTGGAACCATTGGGGTTCCCATCCCCGAGCTGGCCTGGAGAAGGGCAGATGGGAAGCCACTGAATGGGACAG CTCAACTGGAGAATTCGAAGGAGGGAATTGTTTGGTCTATTTTAAGCGTGCCTGCAGTGTCCTATCGTGACACGGGAAAATACATCTGCAAAGCAACAAATTATGCAGGGAGTGCAGAAGCAGTCATTTCTTTGATCATAAGCGATGCCCCGAAAGCTGAGAATCCGACTGTGGATCCAAAAACCAAAGTGAAGTCCAAGAAGCCCAACCCAATAGTCAAGGCAGCCTATCAAGAAAAACACATCGCCACATATGTTTCCCCAACTCCCAACAATGCGCTACCACTTGGTGCCACCGTGAGCTACACAGGCCCATTTCCAGGTATGGAAAGCGACAATGCCGCTAACAGTCGAACGAATACCCAAACGGCCAGTCCCGACGGGTTCCTAGAGACCAATCTGAGCAACCTGGCCGCAAACACATCCTCGCTGCAGCAAGACCCCGACAGGGTTGTGCGCTCTGTGAAAGTGATTGGCGATACAGACTACACTGTGTGTCTGAACTGGAGGGCACCGACCGCCAAGAACACGACCGCTTTTAGCGTCCTCTACGCTGTGTTTGGCGAGAGGGATATGCGCAGGATTAACGTCAGTCCTGGCAACAACCGGATCATCATCGAGGGACTGGTTCCAAAAACCAAATACATCGCCTGCGTGTGTGTCAAGGGGCTGATCCCCAAAAAGGAGCAGTGTGTAATCTTCTCAACAGATGCAGCAGCAAGCGCTAATGGAACCCAAAAGCTCATTAATGTAGTAGTAATCACGGTGGCCTGCGTGATAGCCGTGCCTCTGACTGTGATCGTGTGCTGCGGGGCACTTAAGAGGAAAATTCAGAAGTTTCTGGGCAAAAAGTCCAAAGACATTCAGGACTCGTATGTTACGTTTGAGACTCTGTCTCCCAGCACCAAGGCCAAAGGCTTGGAAGGGGAATATCTCAACAGACTGAATGCAGAGGAGTCCAATAGGCTGCTGTCGGCCCGGTCCAGCCTAGACTCGGAGTCCACGGCTAAGATTGAGGGACAGCCCAACGAATACTTCTGCTGA
- the lrit1a gene encoding leucine-rich repeat, immunoglobulin-like domain and transmembrane domain-containing protein 1a isoform X2, which yields MDASIIFRFIIFFLLLSHISSECFPGCSCGTDPYVRSLTCMEAPLFGIPEDIPEDLTKIRIEKSLLSELPKAAFSHVKLLKHLWLNFNDIAIINIKSLEGLANLTELRLQGNKLRSVPWTAFEETPNLKILDLKHNRIDALPEHALKFLPGLTYLDLSSNQLSVISKDVFLNWPLYHTENKHERPTASNVVLALHDNPWLCDCRLGGFIEFIKSLSPPFILMNSYLTCTSPEFKAGKFFHEVDLKTCVKPEVSAPDTNITSPLGGNISLTCFATARPEPAVRWIYGLKILRGFREIQSRVDEDTIKSQLIIPSLHPADRGLYTCTANNFIGNSSISVLLDVKSPEGSVSHSSGFPAAIAEENVYIDIRIAKQTVYGITIEWNAVTDNPAETWFTIHFGRYDTLKKEQIYIGPGINTYSVTDLLPATKYEICVTLKNQAPRNGQCIVFVTGSDFNEMEQREKLIHIVIIVLAMVLAVPAGMYACTTDAKFNCFERCTEMWRNRRHSESSHTSDERHGTFDSLQAASDEGLCKESSKERKARRRSADKIQKPKNERRPTAELY from the exons ATGGATGCCTCGATTATatttcgttttattattttctttcttttattaagTCATATCAGCTCAGAGTGTTTTCCAGGATGCTCCTGTGGGACTGACCCTTATGTGAG GTCACTCACGTGTATGGAAGCGCCATTGTTCGGCATTCCTGAGGACATACCGGAAGATTTAACTAAAATCCGAATAGAGAAATCACTGCTAAGTGAACTACCAAAGGCAGCGTTTTCGCATGTTAAATTACTAAAGCATCTCTGGCTGAACTTCAATGACATCGCCATCATAAATATCAAAAGTCTGGAAGGTTTGGCCAACTTGACGGAGCTCCGGTTGCAGGGTAACAAACTGCGTTCAGTACCATGGACAGCGTTCGAGGAAACCCCCAACCTCAAGATCCTGGACCTGAAGCACAACCGCATCGACGCCCTCCCGGAACACGCGCTGAAGTTTCTACCTGGCCTGACCTACTTAGATCTGTCCTCTAATCAACTCTCAGTCATTTCTAAAGACGTCTTCCTGAACTGGCCTCTCTATCACACAGAAAACAAGCACGAGCGACCTACAGCGTCCAACGTTGTTCTGGCGCTTCACGACAACCCTTGGCTGTGCGACTGTCGCCTGGGAGGCTTCATTGAGTTCATCAAATCGCTGAGTCCACCGTTCATTCTAATGAACTCATATTTGACATGCACTAGTCCCGAATTCAAGGCAGGGAAATTTTTCCACGAGGTCGATCTAAAGACGTGTGTGAAGCCTGAGGTCAGCGCCCCAGACACCAACATCACCTCGCCTTTAGGAGGGAACATCTCGCTAACATGCTTTGCCACGGCCAGACCTGAACCTGCTGTTCGGTGGATATATGGTCTTAAGATACTAAGAGGATTTCGTG agaTTCAGAGCCGTGTGGATGAGGACACTATCAAGTCTCAGCTGATCATTCCTTCGCTCCATCCGGCCGATCGAGGGCTCTACACCTGCACTGCCAACAACTTTATCGGCAATTCCTCCATCAGTGTTTTACTGGATGTGAAGTCTCCGGAAGGCTCGGTGTCTCATTCCTCGGGCTTCCCTGCTGCCATCGCTGAGGAAAATGTTTACATTGATATCCGTATTGCCAAGCAGACAGTCTATGGCATCACAATTGAGTGGAATGCTGTGACAGACAATCCAGCTGAAACCTGGTTCACCATCCATTTTGGCCGATATGACACGCTCAAGAAGGAGCAGATATATATTGGGCCAGGTATCAACACATACTCTGTCACAGACCTGCTACCAGCCACTAAATATGAAATCTGTGTTACTCTAAAAAACCAGGCTCCTCGGAATGGCCAGTGCATTGTATTTGTGACAGGCAGTGATTTCAATGAGATGGAACAGAGAGAGAAGCTCATTCATATTGTCATCATTGTACTTGCCATGGTGCTCGCTGTGCCCGCGGGAATGTACGCCTGCACCACTGATGCCAAGTTCAACTGCTTTGAGCGTTGCACGGAGATGTGGAGAAACAGGAGACATTCGGAAAGCTCTCACACATCTGATGAGAGACATGGCACGTTTGACAGTCTCCAAGCTGCCAGTGATGAAGGCCTCTGCAAGGAGTCAAGCAAAGAGCGGAAAGCCAGGCGAAGGTCTGCTGATAAGATACAGAAACCAAAGAATGAACGAAGACCAACAGCTGAGCTTTACTGA
- the lrit1a gene encoding leucine-rich repeat, immunoglobulin-like domain and transmembrane domain-containing protein 1a isoform X3: protein MEAPLFGIPEDIPEDLTKIRIEKSLLSELPKAAFSHVKLLKHLWLNFNDIAIINIKSLEGLANLTELRLQGNKLRSVPWTAFEETPNLKILDLKHNRIDALPEHALKFLPGLTYLDLSSNQLSVISKDVFLNWPLYHTENKHERPTASNVVLALHDNPWLCDCRLGGFIEFIKSLSPPFILMNSYLTCTSPEFKAGKFFHEVDLKTCVKPEVSAPDTNITSPLGGNISLTCFATARPEPAVRWIYGLKILRGFREIQSRVDEDTIKSQLIIPSLHPADRGLYTCTANNFIGNSSISVLLDVKSPEGSVSHSSGFPAAIAEENVYIDIRIAKQTVYGITIEWNAVTDNPAETWFTIHFGRYDTLKKEQIYIGPGINTYSVTDLLPATKYEICVTLKNQAPRNGQCIVFVTGSDFNEMEQREKLIHIVIIVLAMVLAVPAGMYACTTDAKFNCFERCTEMWRNRRHSESSHTSDERHGTFDSLQAASDEGLCKESSKERKARRRSADKIQKPKNERRPTAELY from the exons ATGGAAGCGCCATTGTTCGGCATTCCTGAGGACATACCGGAAGATTTAACTAAAATCCGAATAGAGAAATCACTGCTAAGTGAACTACCAAAGGCAGCGTTTTCGCATGTTAAATTACTAAAGCATCTCTGGCTGAACTTCAATGACATCGCCATCATAAATATCAAAAGTCTGGAAGGTTTGGCCAACTTGACGGAGCTCCGGTTGCAGGGTAACAAACTGCGTTCAGTACCATGGACAGCGTTCGAGGAAACCCCCAACCTCAAGATCCTGGACCTGAAGCACAACCGCATCGACGCCCTCCCGGAACACGCGCTGAAGTTTCTACCTGGCCTGACCTACTTAGATCTGTCCTCTAATCAACTCTCAGTCATTTCTAAAGACGTCTTCCTGAACTGGCCTCTCTATCACACAGAAAACAAGCACGAGCGACCTACAGCGTCCAACGTTGTTCTGGCGCTTCACGACAACCCTTGGCTGTGCGACTGTCGCCTGGGAGGCTTCATTGAGTTCATCAAATCGCTGAGTCCACCGTTCATTCTAATGAACTCATATTTGACATGCACTAGTCCCGAATTCAAGGCAGGGAAATTTTTCCACGAGGTCGATCTAAAGACGTGTGTGAAGCCTGAGGTCAGCGCCCCAGACACCAACATCACCTCGCCTTTAGGAGGGAACATCTCGCTAACATGCTTTGCCACGGCCAGACCTGAACCTGCTGTTCGGTGGATATATGGTCTTAAGATACTAAGAGGATTTCGTG agaTTCAGAGCCGTGTGGATGAGGACACTATCAAGTCTCAGCTGATCATTCCTTCGCTCCATCCGGCCGATCGAGGGCTCTACACCTGCACTGCCAACAACTTTATCGGCAATTCCTCCATCAGTGTTTTACTGGATGTGAAGTCTCCGGAAGGCTCGGTGTCTCATTCCTCGGGCTTCCCTGCTGCCATCGCTGAGGAAAATGTTTACATTGATATCCGTATTGCCAAGCAGACAGTCTATGGCATCACAATTGAGTGGAATGCTGTGACAGACAATCCAGCTGAAACCTGGTTCACCATCCATTTTGGCCGATATGACACGCTCAAGAAGGAGCAGATATATATTGGGCCAGGTATCAACACATACTCTGTCACAGACCTGCTACCAGCCACTAAATATGAAATCTGTGTTACTCTAAAAAACCAGGCTCCTCGGAATGGCCAGTGCATTGTATTTGTGACAGGCAGTGATTTCAATGAGATGGAACAGAGAGAGAAGCTCATTCATATTGTCATCATTGTACTTGCCATGGTGCTCGCTGTGCCCGCGGGAATGTACGCCTGCACCACTGATGCCAAGTTCAACTGCTTTGAGCGTTGCACGGAGATGTGGAGAAACAGGAGACATTCGGAAAGCTCTCACACATCTGATGAGAGACATGGCACGTTTGACAGTCTCCAAGCTGCCAGTGATGAAGGCCTCTGCAAGGAGTCAAGCAAAGAGCGGAAAGCCAGGCGAAGGTCTGCTGATAAGATACAGAAACCAAAGAATGAACGAAGACCAACAGCTGAGCTTTACTGA